The following proteins are co-located in the Streptobacillus canis genome:
- a CDS encoding replication-associated recombination protein A — protein sequence MNLFNYDKTPLAYKYRPKNLKDFYGQDNVVKIIFKMLENNKIISSIFYGPSGTGKTTLAKIIASKLGYEYEYLNAIKASKSDIREISEKAKNSVNKTLLFFDEIHRFNKLQQDSLLEDLENGNIILIGATTENPYYSLNRALLSRVLLFEFKKINDEDIFKILEKVSKEEEIIYNSEILRYISMISDGDARTAINFLETLNNASLLNSSVEEVMEVLNIKVFVDRYDAISAMIKSIRGSDPDAAVYWMSKLLVGGEDPMYVARRLVISASEDIGLANIQAINVATSCMNGVKEIGMPEARILLSECAIYLALSPKSNSAYTAVNNAIADIEENGAQSVPIHLTKVGANKYLYPHDYENNYVKQQYMNKKKVYYIPGNNKFEKNMEEVWLKIKGEK from the coding sequence ATGAATTTATTTAATTATGATAAAACACCATTAGCATATAAATATAGACCAAAAAATTTAAAAGATTTTTATGGACAAGATAATGTTGTGAAAATTATTTTTAAAATGCTTGAGAATAATAAAATCATAAGCTCGATTTTCTATGGGCCAAGTGGTACAGGAAAAACAACGTTAGCTAAAATAATTGCAAGTAAACTTGGTTATGAGTATGAATATTTAAATGCGATTAAAGCATCTAAAAGTGATATTAGAGAAATATCTGAAAAAGCAAAGAATAGTGTCAATAAGACACTATTGTTTTTTGATGAAATACATAGATTTAATAAATTACAACAAGATTCACTATTAGAAGATTTAGAAAATGGGAACATTATTTTAATTGGTGCTACAACTGAAAATCCATATTATTCTCTTAATAGAGCATTATTATCTAGAGTTTTATTATTTGAATTTAAAAAAATAAATGATGAGGATATTTTTAAAATATTAGAAAAAGTAAGTAAAGAAGAAGAGATAATTTATAATTCTGAAATTTTAAGATATATTTCTATGATTTCAGATGGAGATGCCAGAACTGCAATAAATTTTTTAGAAACTTTAAATAATGCTTCTTTATTAAATAGCAGTGTTGAAGAAGTAATGGAAGTTTTAAATATTAAGGTATTTGTTGATAGATATGATGCAATTTCAGCAATGATAAAATCAATTAGAGGTTCTGATCCAGATGCTGCAGTATATTGGATGAGTAAACTTTTAGTTGGAGGAGAAGATCCTATGTATGTTGCGCGTAGATTAGTTATTTCAGCTAGTGAAGATATTGGACTAGCAAATATACAAGCAATAAATGTTGCAACTTCTTGTATGAATGGTGTAAAAGAAATTGGGATGCCTGAAGCAAGAATACTTTTATCAGAGTGTGCAATATATTTAGCACTTTCTCCAAAGAGCAATAGTGCATATACGGCAGTAAATAATGCTATTGCTGATATAGAAGAAAATGGAGCACAGAGTGTTCCAATACATTTAACGAAAGTAGGTGCAAATAAATACTTGTACCCGCATGATTATGAAAATAATTATGTAAAACAACAATATATGAATAAAAAGAAAGTTTACTATATTCCAGGTAATAATAAATTTGAAAAAAACATGGAAGAGGTATGGTTAAAAATTAAAGGAGAAAAATAA
- a CDS encoding DMT family transporter — translation MEKNIVLYILLAIFAGFVVTLQGPINVELGKSLGSDYWSAFTSFAIGTVLILLFIILTGQKAPSITQFTSTAWWKYLGAITGAIYVLSVITVIPALGVGLATILLMFSQLIMAMIIDHFGLFGYAVKSFSIERMIGVALMALGIFLINRK, via the coding sequence ATGGAAAAAAATATAGTATTATACATATTATTAGCAATATTTGCTGGATTTGTTGTAACATTACAAGGTCCAATAAATGTTGAATTAGGTAAGTCTTTAGGAAGTGATTACTGGTCAGCTTTTACATCTTTTGCAATTGGGACAGTATTAATTTTATTATTTATTATTTTAACAGGTCAAAAAGCACCTTCTATTACACAATTTACATCTACAGCTTGGTGGAAATATTTAGGTGCGATTACAGGAGCAATTTATGTACTATCTGTAATAACTGTAATACCAGCATTAGGTGTAGGACTAGCAACAATTTTATTGATGTTTTCACAATTGATTATGGCTATGATAATTGATCATTTTGGGTTATTTGGTTATGCAGTTAAAAGTTTTTCAATAGAAAGAATGATAGGTGTTGCTTTAATGGCTTTAGGTATATTTTTAATAAATAGAAAGTAG